One part of the Arachidicoccus terrestris genome encodes these proteins:
- a CDS encoding Lrp/AsnC family transcriptional regulator yields the protein MILGALDQTDIDILNILQSDAAMAGKDIAKLVNKSTASVHERIRRLRTEGYIDKIVAIVNKGKVHKRIMAFSQVLLHDHTDITLLNFQQAVVKYPEVLECHQMAGNYDFLLKIVTTDIDTYHKFYLEKLSKLPNIVTVQSLFVLSEAKNETSIHLQL from the coding sequence ATGATTTTGGGTGCACTCGATCAGACTGATATTGACATACTAAATATTTTACAGTCCGACGCGGCAATGGCCGGAAAGGATATCGCCAAACTGGTGAATAAATCCACTGCATCCGTTCATGAACGAATTCGTCGTCTACGTACTGAAGGCTACATTGATAAAATTGTAGCTATCGTCAATAAAGGCAAAGTTCATAAACGGATTATGGCTTTCAGCCAGGTATTGTTGCATGACCACACAGATATTACCCTATTAAACTTTCAACAGGCTGTCGTCAAATACCCGGAGGTACTGGAATGCCATCAGATGGCTGGCAACTATGATTTCCTGTTGAAGATCGTCACAACGGATATAGATACTTATCATAAATTCTATCTTGAGAAGCTTTCTAAATTACCAAATATCGTTACCGTGCAAAGCCTCTTTGTACTCAGCGAAGCCAAAAATGAAACGTCAATTCACCTGCAATTGTAA
- a CDS encoding PDDEXK nuclease domain-containing protein yields the protein MNNDKLAHSDKLYDELSHLIEQSKSQVTTQLNSGIIMLYWLIGGRINADILQNQRADYGREIVVTLSRQLVKNYGRSFEEKNLRRMMQFSDQFVDKGIVVTLSRQLSWSHILVLLPLKTMEAKLYYAGVVNKDKIGVRSLRKSILNKEFERRTIANLQNVSNHPAIHNNFKDPYFLDFLDLKDTYLEKDLEAAILRELESFILELGKGFAFVERQKRMIIDGQDFHLDLLFFHRTLRRLVAVELKLGKFEAKYKGQMELYLKWLDKYEKKEGELPPIGLILCAESSREQIELLEMHKDGIMVAEYWTELPSKIELEKKIHNILMEARERISNKNLLE from the coding sequence ATGAATAATGATAAGTTAGCACATAGTGATAAATTGTATGATGAATTATCGCATCTTATTGAACAAAGCAAATCTCAGGTAACGACGCAATTAAATAGTGGAATTATTATGTTGTATTGGCTAATTGGGGGGAGAATTAATGCCGATATTTTGCAGAACCAACGTGCCGATTATGGAAGAGAAATTGTCGTGACGCTGTCACGACAATTGGTGAAGAACTATGGAAGGAGTTTTGAAGAAAAGAATCTTCGCCGAATGATGCAATTTTCTGATCAATTTGTAGATAAGGGAATTGTCGTGACACTGTCACGACAATTAAGCTGGTCACATATTCTTGTTTTATTACCTTTAAAAACTATGGAGGCCAAACTATATTATGCAGGGGTCGTTAACAAGGATAAGATTGGAGTAAGAAGTTTGAGAAAAAGTATCTTAAATAAGGAATTTGAGAGAAGAACAATCGCTAATCTGCAAAATGTAAGTAACCATCCCGCCATTCATAATAATTTTAAAGATCCTTATTTTCTAGACTTTCTTGACCTCAAGGATACTTATTTGGAAAAGGATTTAGAAGCCGCAATTCTTAGGGAGTTAGAGTCCTTCATCTTAGAACTTGGGAAAGGGTTTGCATTTGTTGAGCGCCAAAAGCGAATGATAATTGATGGTCAGGATTTTCATCTGGATCTATTGTTTTTTCATAGAACTTTAAGACGTTTGGTGGCGGTAGAATTGAAGCTAGGTAAATTTGAAGCTAAATATAAAGGTCAAATGGAATTGTATCTAAAATGGCTTGATAAATATGAAAAAAAGGAAGGTGAGTTGCCGCCAATTGGCTTAATTTTATGTGCAGAGAGTAGTCGGGAACAAATTGAATTATTAGAAATGCATAAGGATGGAATAATGGTTGCTGAATATTGGACAGAATTACCTTCAAAAATAGAGCTAGAGAAAAAGATCCATAATATATTGATGGAAGCCAGAGAAAGGATAAGTAATAAAAACCTATTGGAGTAA
- a CDS encoding PDDEXK nuclease domain-containing protein, whose translation MVKTFLSVGFTHHVVIVNSIKDFDIRWFYLKIAANRFWSVSVLKKQIKERAHEKINPKHHNFELTIPEKSIKDNALNAFKDEMLLDFINLEDEDEEPDERVLEKEIVQNIKHFIMALGPDFSFIGNQFRLIIEGEEFFIDLVFFNRTLQSLIAIELKKGKFKGEYLGKMNLYLTGLDEYVKKVT comes from the coding sequence TTGGTAAAAACTTTCCTAAGTGTTGGGTTTACTCATCATGTTGTAATTGTAAATAGTATAAAAGATTTTGATATTCGGTGGTTTTATTTAAAAATAGCAGCCAATCGATTTTGGAGTGTTTCAGTATTGAAAAAGCAGATTAAAGAGCGTGCACACGAAAAAATTAATCCTAAACACCATAATTTTGAATTGACGATTCCAGAAAAATCTATAAAAGACAACGCGTTAAACGCATTTAAGGATGAAATGCTTTTAGATTTTATAAATTTAGAAGATGAGGATGAAGAACCAGATGAGAGAGTCTTAGAAAAAGAGATAGTGCAAAACATTAAGCATTTTATAATGGCGTTGGGACCGGATTTTTCGTTTATAGGTAATCAATTTAGGTTGATTATTGAAGGAGAAGAGTTTTTTATAGATCTCGTTTTCTTTAATAGAACTCTTCAAAGCCTTATTGCGATTGAATTGAAGAAAGGCAAGTTTAAAGGTGAATACTTAGGCAAAATGAATTTATATCTAACAGGTTTGGATGAGTATGTAAAAAAAGTCACATGA
- a CDS encoding YDG/SRA domain-containing protein produces the protein MANYTFGEIDNVKEGDSFSDRKALREAGIHLALVAGIDGNQSVGASSIVLNGGYVDDLDLGSEIIYTGQGGNDANTKRQVADQKWTLGNKALLVSEMSGLPVRLTRGFNHKSEFSPKSGYVYGGLYRVTDHFEEKGKDGYTICRFRLEKINSFENSLQIGKPAVPELFTTSERVATTVLRIIRDTKLSKRVKELYDYKCQVCGIQISVKGIKYAEGAHIKPLGNPHKGEDKLGNLLCLCPNHHVMFDKGVFTIHPSEYSLIGIGGELTFDHKKHVLDQENLKYHQEHIFINH, from the coding sequence ATGGCAAATTATACTTTTGGAGAAATTGACAATGTAAAAGAAGGTGATTCATTCAGTGACAGAAAAGCACTACGAGAAGCCGGAATTCATTTAGCACTCGTGGCTGGCATAGATGGGAATCAATCGGTAGGAGCCTCTTCTATTGTTTTAAATGGTGGTTATGTGGATGACTTGGACTTAGGCTCCGAAATCATTTACACCGGCCAAGGAGGCAATGATGCAAATACTAAAAGACAGGTTGCAGATCAAAAATGGACGCTCGGAAATAAAGCGCTTTTGGTAAGTGAAATGTCAGGCTTACCAGTTCGATTAACGCGCGGATTTAACCACAAATCTGAATTTAGTCCAAAATCCGGTTATGTATACGGTGGATTATATAGAGTAACAGACCATTTTGAGGAAAAAGGTAAGGACGGGTATACAATCTGCAGGTTCCGTTTAGAAAAAATTAATTCTTTCGAAAATTCTCTTCAAATAGGTAAACCAGCTGTCCCGGAATTATTCACAACTTCCGAAAGGGTGGCAACTACAGTTTTGAGGATTATTCGAGATACTAAGCTTTCCAAAAGGGTAAAAGAGTTGTATGATTATAAATGCCAGGTGTGTGGGATTCAAATATCTGTTAAAGGAATAAAATATGCTGAAGGTGCTCATATTAAGCCTCTCGGTAATCCTCATAAGGGTGAAGATAAATTGGGAAATCTGTTATGCTTATGTCCGAATCATCATGTGATGTTTGATAAGGGAGTCTTTACTATTCATCCTTCTGAATATTCTTTAATTGGTATAGGTGGAGAATTGACCTTTGATCATAAAAAACATGTTTTAGATCAAGAAAATCTTAAATATCATCAAGAGCATATATTTATCAATCATTAA
- a CDS encoding PDDEXK nuclease domain-containing protein, which produces MGIILCKEKNGKIVEFALRDIKKPMGVITYKTQNELPEKYKKALPNIEDLKNLL; this is translated from the coding sequence ATTGGTATTATTTTATGTAAAGAGAAAAATGGTAAAATTGTAGAGTTTGCCTTACGAGATATTAAAAAGCCAATGGGAGTCATTACTTATAAAACTCAAAATGAACTTCCAGAAAAGTATAAAAAAGCGTTACCCAACATTGAGGATTTAAAAAATCTACTATAG
- a CDS encoding serine hydrolase domain-containing protein: MTTSFCFGQSKADQIIWYLSEGHKVGLFNGNVLVAENGKIVAEAAVGYANAAKKDTLTSAYRFHIGSIAKEFDAVGIMMLAEQGKLKLSDKVSRFFRNLPAWANKISIKNLLQYTSGLPEVKYGSVHGDADNWKDLKILKALDFEPGTRYAYNNNNTFLRRMIIEKITGKSFNDFVQHNMLNKAGIKNGIVDPTEKDPLIARSFDNNLKQDGLEVPISGWTCLTARDFYKWARSISHFRLISSGSTKEILTPFKEGNQCGLGGGVIAGDTVKEHIHDGMAMHYQALEYVENENGINRVIIILSNQRQGNVYKIAEAIYHILDGKPYQKLRE, encoded by the coding sequence TTGACTACATCCTTTTGTTTTGGACAATCGAAGGCTGACCAGATTATCTGGTATTTGTCTGAAGGGCATAAGGTGGGACTATTTAATGGCAATGTCCTAGTTGCCGAAAACGGTAAGATTGTAGCTGAAGCTGCGGTAGGATATGCCAATGCGGCTAAAAAAGATACGTTGACGTCCGCTTACAGGTTTCACATAGGGTCGATCGCCAAAGAATTTGATGCGGTCGGCATAATGATGCTGGCAGAGCAGGGTAAGCTTAAGTTGAGTGACAAAGTATCCAGGTTCTTTAGGAATCTGCCGGCCTGGGCAAATAAGATAAGTATTAAGAATTTACTGCAATATACCAGCGGATTACCAGAAGTCAAATATGGGTCGGTACACGGAGATGCAGATAATTGGAAAGATCTGAAAATCTTAAAAGCGCTGGATTTTGAACCTGGCACCCGGTACGCTTATAATAACAACAATACTTTTTTGCGCAGGATGATCATTGAAAAGATTACTGGCAAGTCCTTTAATGATTTTGTTCAGCATAATATGCTTAATAAGGCCGGCATTAAAAACGGTATAGTTGATCCGACAGAAAAGGATCCGTTGATTGCAAGATCCTTCGATAATAATCTCAAGCAGGATGGACTCGAAGTTCCCATCTCAGGCTGGACCTGTCTTACTGCAAGGGATTTCTATAAATGGGCGAGAAGTATCAGTCATTTCAGGCTGATTAGTTCCGGTTCAACTAAAGAAATCTTAACGCCCTTTAAAGAGGGCAACCAATGCGGACTGGGCGGTGGTGTTATAGCCGGGGATACTGTGAAAGAACATATCCACGACGGCATGGCCATGCACTACCAGGCGCTGGAATATGTGGAAAATGAGAATGGTATCAATAGGGTCATTATTATTCTCTCCAATCAAAGACAAGGGAACGTCTATAAGATTGCTGAGGCTATCTATCATATTTTGGATGGTAAGCCTTATCAGAAACTTCGAGAGTAG
- the mobC gene encoding conjugal transfer protein MobC translates to MKTGENEQGLKQAMDLTRGIAIVILIIHFYYECYKAFSVWGLTFPITDRLLGNIVHMPFFAGFLETKLIALGFLLLSLLGVSGKKSEKIRLKKALKYFFVGILLYLSSGWILCYCWWEFRKLAISYIVVTGLGFIFIINGGSLLSRLIKGRLNGAVFNKDSETFPQEERLLMNEFSINLPAKYNLKGKERHSWINIHPVRGFLLIGSPGSGKSYFVIEHAIRQHLSKGFSMLVYDYKYDALTKLAYNQFLKNSDKYANCPSFYVINLNNPGYSHRCNPITPIMMEDITDAIEAARVILLGLNKSWLKKQGEFFVESPINFLTALIWFLRKFENGRYCTLPHVIEFMQVEIESLFTILQIEPEISAFINPFVSAFKTDSKEQLEGQLDAAKISMARLSAPNMYYVLSGNDFTLDINNPLVPKIVCMANNPQKQETFAPVLSLFMTRLSKIMNQPGKLKSSLIIDEFTTLTFLGLDTLIATGRSNKISTTLAIQDASQLRLNYGREQADVVLNICGNIMVGQAAGDVAKQVSERIGKILQEKESVSFNDNGMSISRSKNLDYAVPVSTIATLSSGEFVGIVADTPEVPIELKAFHSKVQNDHKQLSKEASKFKNVPKIRDITLEEIEKVYKKIKADVFYVVDSVTEEIMNDPGLHHLILRKESKD, encoded by the coding sequence ATGAAAACAGGAGAGAATGAACAGGGATTGAAACAGGCTATGGATCTGACCAGAGGTATTGCTATTGTGATACTTATTATACATTTTTATTATGAATGTTATAAGGCTTTCTCGGTCTGGGGTTTGACGTTCCCTATTACGGACAGGTTACTCGGAAATATAGTCCATATGCCTTTTTTCGCTGGATTCCTGGAAACAAAACTGATAGCGCTCGGTTTCCTTCTCTTATCTCTTCTAGGTGTTAGTGGTAAAAAAAGCGAAAAGATCAGGTTAAAAAAGGCTTTGAAATATTTTTTTGTGGGTATCCTACTTTATTTATCCAGTGGATGGATACTTTGTTATTGCTGGTGGGAATTTAGGAAACTGGCTATCAGTTATATAGTTGTTACGGGGCTCGGTTTTATTTTTATTATTAACGGTGGCAGCCTTCTTTCCCGGCTCATAAAAGGAAGGCTTAATGGAGCTGTTTTTAATAAAGACAGCGAGACATTCCCACAGGAAGAACGGCTTCTCATGAATGAATTTTCTATTAACCTGCCAGCCAAATATAATTTAAAAGGGAAAGAGCGTCATTCCTGGATCAATATTCATCCTGTGCGTGGATTTCTTTTGATAGGCTCTCCGGGATCCGGTAAAAGCTATTTTGTGATTGAGCATGCCATCCGTCAGCATCTATCCAAAGGTTTTTCTATGCTTGTCTATGATTATAAATATGATGCCCTTACAAAACTCGCTTATAACCAATTTTTAAAAAATAGCGATAAATATGCTAACTGTCCTTCTTTTTATGTGATCAATCTGAATAATCCAGGATACAGCCACCGTTGCAATCCAATTACTCCGATAATGATGGAGGATATAACGGATGCTATAGAAGCCGCCAGAGTCATTCTTTTGGGGTTAAATAAGAGCTGGCTAAAAAAGCAGGGTGAGTTTTTTGTGGAGAGTCCTATAAACTTTTTGACTGCACTTATCTGGTTTTTAAGGAAATTTGAAAATGGACGGTATTGTACACTGCCCCATGTGATTGAGTTTATGCAGGTTGAAATTGAAAGTTTATTTACCATTCTTCAGATTGAGCCTGAGATATCAGCCTTTATCAATCCTTTTGTATCCGCATTTAAAACGGATTCCAAAGAACAGTTGGAGGGGCAGCTTGATGCTGCTAAGATCAGCATGGCCAGGCTTTCTGCGCCAAATATGTATTATGTGTTATCCGGAAATGATTTTACCCTGGATATCAATAATCCTTTGGTGCCTAAAATTGTCTGCATGGCGAACAATCCTCAAAAACAGGAAACCTTTGCTCCTGTATTATCCCTTTTTATGACCCGGCTCAGCAAAATTATGAATCAGCCAGGCAAACTTAAGTCTTCTTTAATAATCGATGAATTTACGACGTTGACGTTTCTGGGGCTGGATACGCTAATCGCAACCGGCAGGTCAAATAAAATTTCAACGACGCTGGCTATTCAGGATGCAAGCCAGCTAAGGCTTAATTATGGTAGGGAGCAGGCCGATGTTGTCTTAAATATCTGCGGCAATATCATGGTTGGGCAGGCTGCCGGTGATGTTGCTAAGCAGGTGTCCGAACGGATCGGGAAAATCCTCCAGGAAAAGGAGAGTGTCTCTTTTAATGATAACGGTATGTCTATATCCAGATCTAAAAATCTGGATTATGCTGTGCCGGTGAGTACCATTGCGACTTTGTCTTCAGGTGAATTTGTAGGAATCGTGGCTGATACGCCGGAGGTGCCCATTGAACTGAAAGCCTTCCATTCAAAAGTACAAAATGACCATAAGCAATTGTCAAAAGAGGCTTCCAAATTTAAAAACGTTCCTAAAATCAGAGATATAACGCTTGAGGAGATTGAAAAAGTATATAAAAAGATCAAAGCGGATGTGTTTTATGTAGTGGATTCAGTGACAGAAGAGATTATGAACGACCCTGGTCTTCATCATTTAATTCTTCGGAAAGAATCGAAGGATTAA
- a CDS encoding serine hydrolase domain-containing protein: MRKGPIILASLLAVCILGAKAQGLKGKVARLDAYFSAKAAQHAFNGVILVAEGPNIIYQKAFGYADFGTGRLNTAHSRFPIASITKLLTATAVLQLQDRGLLNIEDPVQKYLPDFPYPCVTIQQLLTHTSGLPGWDDVFAQVAKKYLDSIFTNADVVSQYAKAHANLAFKPGTAHIYNNVNSVFAALIIKKVSGISYESYMQKNIFEPAGMKDTFIPKITFYNYDSIEKKNLSRLYVTHLFNDQKEAADTMRDTKKYWHRYNFRGFGEIVTTAYDLFLFNQALLNGKLLKPETLKASQTAIHLTGGQPTRMGLGWQVEQDSVLGKIAGHGGGITGLSTGVLYQFHKQRLAVVLDNTQRSAEDMEVDALMIMAGRKLKIPGRSIANIFGLALVNSGSMAARDSLERYKKNPAYDLSENQFNHLGYDLMRSGKLNEALVTFKINAMLFPQSYNAFDSYGEALMQAGQKNEALQMYQRSVELNPGNTNGKRMIKELTN; encoded by the coding sequence GTGAGAAAAGGACCTATAATTCTAGCTAGCCTATTAGCTGTCTGTATCTTGGGCGCAAAGGCGCAGGGACTGAAGGGTAAAGTAGCGAGGCTGGACGCTTACTTTTCAGCCAAGGCGGCACAGCATGCATTCAACGGCGTTATCCTGGTTGCAGAGGGCCCTAATATCATCTATCAAAAAGCCTTTGGCTATGCGGACTTTGGCACAGGGCGCTTGAATACCGCTCACTCCCGTTTTCCGATCGCTTCTATTACCAAGCTGCTTACAGCAACAGCGGTATTACAGTTGCAGGACCGGGGCTTATTGAATATTGAAGACCCCGTCCAAAAGTACCTGCCTGACTTCCCTTATCCCTGTGTGACGATACAACAACTGCTGACGCATACATCCGGACTTCCCGGCTGGGATGACGTGTTTGCCCAGGTAGCAAAAAAATATCTTGATAGCATATTTACAAATGCCGATGTTGTAAGTCAGTACGCCAAGGCGCATGCTAACTTAGCCTTCAAACCAGGCACGGCCCATATCTATAATAATGTAAATTCTGTTTTTGCGGCGCTGATTATCAAAAAAGTTTCAGGCATATCTTACGAATCCTATATGCAAAAAAATATCTTTGAACCTGCAGGAATGAAAGATACCTTTATACCTAAAATTACTTTTTATAATTATGACTCCATTGAAAAGAAGAACCTATCCAGGTTATATGTCACCCATCTTTTTAATGATCAAAAAGAAGCCGCAGACACCATGCGGGATACAAAAAAATATTGGCATAGGTATAATTTCCGGGGGTTTGGTGAAATCGTAACAACCGCATATGATCTTTTTCTATTCAACCAAGCCTTGTTAAATGGAAAACTTCTAAAACCAGAAACTTTAAAAGCTTCTCAGACGGCCATACATCTTACAGGCGGGCAACCAACACGTATGGGGCTGGGCTGGCAGGTGGAACAGGATAGCGTTCTTGGAAAAATTGCCGGACATGGTGGAGGGATCACCGGTTTATCCACTGGCGTTCTATATCAGTTTCATAAACAGCGACTGGCAGTTGTGCTGGACAATACGCAGCGCAGCGCAGAGGATATGGAAGTCGATGCACTGATGATCATGGCGGGTCGGAAGCTTAAAATACCCGGCAGAAGCATCGCCAATATTTTCGGACTTGCATTGGTGAATAGCGGTAGTATGGCTGCCAGAGACAGTCTTGAACGTTATAAGAAAAACCCGGCTTACGACTTGTCAGAGAATCAATTCAATCATCTGGGCTATGATCTTATGCGGTCCGGCAAGCTGAATGAAGCGCTTGTCACTTTCAAAATCAATGCAATGCTTTTCCCTCAAAGCTATAACGCCTTTGACAGTTATGGGGAAGCATTGATGCAGGCTGGGCAAAAGAATGAAGCCCTTCAAATGTATCAAAGATCCGTGGAGCTCAACCCCGGAAATACTAACGGTAAACGGATGATTAAGGAGCTGACAAATTAA
- the ppsA gene encoding phosphoenolpyruvate synthase, with the protein MNSPIVLPLNGLGIKDIALVGGKCASLGEMITNLSGMGILVPSGFAITTEAYYRFIRESGLEEFIKKEIGKIDFNDIESLRRSGLNIRQAISNTKFPYTLSEKIIDAYKTLSKSYDQDYTDVAVRSSATAEDLPDASFAGQQETYLNIRGNASLIDAVRNCFASLFTDRAISYRQGLGYDHCAVGLSVCVQKMVRSDLGASGVAFSIDTESGFKHSVLINGAFGLGELVVQGAISPDEFNVYKPLLKRGFPAIIEKKLGYKDKQMVYGNTSDERVKVIQTDKTQQWRFCLEDDQILQLSDWVCKIEEYYTGLKGHWCPVDVEWATDGLSGQLYIVQARPETIHSRKNPSMITEYAMQEDQDKKELLRGIAVGDKIATGKVNILYSLDKRIGDGTVFQKGDVLVTDMTDPDWEPIMKIASAIITNKGGRTCHAAIVAREMGVPAIVGCGNATDLLVAGQEITASCAQGAEGIIYEGILKFSTTEIDLTNLPKTRTAIKLNVASPSMAFKFAAYPNKGVGLAREEFIINNYIKIHPLALLKHKSLNDPELSKSISEMIRGFKDEEDYFLQKLAFGIAKIAAAFYPSEVLVRFSDFKSNEYYNLLGGKYFEPEEENPMIGWRGASRYYSEKYQAAFGLECRAIKMVREQMGLRNVAVMIPFCRTPKELEKVLGVMNTYGLERNKERLRVYLMAEIPSNIILAEQFAKMIDGFSIGSNDLTQLTLGLDRDSGLVADLYDERNDAVKIMIDNLLTAARYEGIRVGICGQGPSDHPDFAKFLVERGIDSISVTPDAVTKTIYAVKAVEDKLGL; encoded by the coding sequence ATGAATAGTCCAATTGTTTTGCCTTTAAATGGGCTTGGTATTAAAGATATTGCTTTAGTTGGAGGAAAATGCGCTTCGCTGGGAGAGATGATAACCAATCTTTCTGGGATGGGCATCCTGGTTCCTAGTGGTTTTGCCATCACCACAGAGGCTTATTACAGGTTTATCAGGGAAAGCGGGCTGGAGGAATTTATAAAAAAAGAAATTGGGAAGATTGATTTTAATGATATTGAATCTTTGCGCAGGTCGGGTCTCAACATCAGGCAGGCCATCAGCAATACAAAATTTCCTTATACATTAAGCGAAAAGATCATAGATGCGTATAAGACCCTCTCAAAATCTTATGATCAGGACTATACGGATGTGGCGGTGCGCTCCTCTGCCACGGCAGAAGACCTTCCGGACGCCTCTTTTGCGGGTCAGCAGGAAACCTATCTGAATATTAGAGGGAACGCCTCATTGATCGATGCAGTACGCAATTGCTTTGCCTCACTATTTACCGACCGTGCTATCAGTTATAGGCAGGGACTGGGATATGATCATTGCGCTGTAGGCCTATCTGTTTGCGTGCAGAAAATGGTGCGTTCAGATCTGGGTGCTAGTGGTGTGGCTTTTTCGATTGACACCGAATCCGGTTTTAAACACAGTGTGCTTATTAACGGAGCTTTTGGGCTAGGTGAACTAGTGGTTCAAGGGGCGATTTCTCCAGATGAATTTAACGTCTATAAACCTTTACTTAAACGAGGTTTTCCGGCGATTATAGAGAAAAAACTGGGGTATAAGGATAAACAAATGGTTTACGGCAATACCTCGGACGAACGGGTGAAAGTCATTCAGACTGATAAGACGCAACAGTGGCGCTTCTGTCTGGAAGATGATCAGATCCTTCAATTGTCCGATTGGGTCTGTAAGATTGAGGAGTATTACACCGGGCTCAAAGGGCATTGGTGTCCTGTGGATGTGGAATGGGCAACAGACGGTTTAAGTGGGCAGCTATATATCGTTCAGGCACGCCCGGAGACAATTCATTCCCGCAAGAATCCGAGTATGATCACCGAATATGCAATGCAGGAAGACCAGGATAAAAAAGAACTCTTGAGGGGAATAGCAGTGGGGGATAAGATAGCTACCGGGAAGGTCAATATTCTTTATTCGCTAGACAAAAGGATAGGAGACGGTACCGTATTCCAGAAAGGGGATGTGCTTGTAACTGATATGACGGATCCTGATTGGGAGCCGATTATGAAAATTGCTTCTGCCATCATTACGAATAAAGGGGGCAGGACCTGCCATGCGGCAATTGTTGCTAGGGAAATGGGTGTGCCTGCTATTGTCGGATGTGGTAACGCGACAGATTTGTTAGTGGCTGGCCAAGAAATCACCGCTTCCTGTGCGCAGGGAGCGGAGGGTATCATCTATGAGGGAATACTTAAATTCTCTACCACTGAAATTGATCTGACAAATCTGCCGAAAACCAGAACAGCCATTAAGTTAAATGTCGCTTCTCCTTCTATGGCCTTTAAGTTCGCCGCCTATCCTAATAAAGGTGTCGGACTGGCCAGGGAGGAGTTTATAATTAATAATTATATCAAGATTCATCCCTTAGCTTTGCTAAAGCATAAGAGCCTGAATGATCCGGAACTATCTAAGTCGATCTCCGAAATGATTAGGGGATTTAAGGATGAGGAGGATTATTTCTTACAGAAGCTGGCGTTCGGGATCGCTAAGATCGCAGCTGCATTCTATCCTTCAGAGGTGCTGGTCCGTTTTTCGGACTTCAAGAGTAACGAATATTATAACCTGCTTGGGGGTAAATATTTTGAGCCTGAGGAAGAGAATCCGATGATCGGCTGGCGTGGAGCTTCCAGATACTACTCTGAAAAGTATCAGGCAGCCTTCGGTTTGGAGTGCAGGGCGATTAAGATGGTTCGTGAACAGATGGGCCTAAGAAATGTGGCGGTTATGATTCCTTTTTGCAGAACGCCAAAGGAGCTGGAGAAAGTGCTCGGAGTGATGAATACTTATGGGCTGGAAAGAAATAAGGAGCGCCTGAGGGTATATTTGATGGCAGAAATACCCTCAAATATCATCCTGGCGGAACAGTTTGCGAAGATGATTGACGGCTTTTCCATTGGGTCCAATGATCTCACCCAGCTGACCCTTGGGCTGGACAGAGATTCGGGATTGGTGGCAGACCTCTATGACGAAAGGAATGATGCTGTCAAGATCATGATCGACAATCTGTTGACGGCGGCAAGATATGAGGGTATCAGGGTGGGTATTTGTGGTCAAGGGCCCTCTGATCATCCGGACTTTGCCAAGTTTCTGGTGGAAAGAGGAATTGATAGCATTTCTGTTACTCCTGACGCCGTCACTAAAACGATTTATGCAGTAAAGGCCGTAGAGGATAAACTTGGACTATAA
- the rhuM gene encoding RhuM family protein, which translates to MNRPVIVKHIQKIYSTGELEQLSTCSILEQVAADGKIRKMNLYNLDIIISVGYRVNSKQATQFRQWATHRAERVSS; encoded by the coding sequence GTGAATAGGCCCGTAATTGTTAAGCATATTCAGAAGATATATAGTACTGGCGAATTAGAGCAACTTTCAACCTGTTCCATTTTGGAACAGGTTGCGGCAGACGGCAAAATTCGCAAAATGAACCTATATAACTTGGATATAATCATCTCGGTCGGATATCGAGTTAATTCCAAGCAAGCAACGCAATTTCGTCAATGGGCGACTCATAGGGCTGAAAGAGTATCTAGTTGA